A section of the Rhipicephalus sanguineus isolate Rsan-2018 chromosome 11, BIME_Rsan_1.4, whole genome shotgun sequence genome encodes:
- the LOC119373203 gene encoding uncharacterized protein K02A2.6-like, whose product MASARIQRWALFLSQYRYHIEYRAGKQNANADALSRLPVPTPEAVYSETLPEYVLSTENLDSSFVPAGALRALTSADKDLCVVQNFMLNGWPKRLSSCHSHLQPYFCRRLELSSAEGLLYWGHRVIIPCKARGPMLSELHRSHQGASAMKRLARTLFWWPGLDSEIENLARSCMPCVQAQTMPHRQEPISSPETGIKWSRLHIDYAGPIDGRMLLIVVDLHTKWMEALPVRSATTEVTITRLRELFARFGLPQTVVSDNWPQFASQQFAQFMTDNHITHLRSAPYHPQSNGLAERAVRTIKDGLVKHSMVNDLDAKLARVLLGYRRTPLPCGKSPSELLLNYQVRSRLDTCVPSLSRSRFQPSRFQPGDPVWVRIFGHGRRWCPGVIKGTEGSRLVTVDTPGGPTRRHLDQIRPRVSRSPGTPMAETFESVPPSPENGEQQESPREERLSPSTPARKDAVPVPSTTPPASLPAVGASPTPPVLRRSTQLRRPVQRLNL is encoded by the coding sequence ATGGCGTCGGCGCGTATCCAGAGGTGGGCTCTGTTCCTAAGTCAATACCGGTACCACATCGAGTACAGGGCCGGGAAGCAAAACGCCAACGCAGACGCACTTAGCCGTTTGCCAGTGCCGACACCAGAGGCCGTTTACTCGGAAACCTTGCCAGAATACGTGCTGTCCACAGAGAATCTTGACAGTTCGTTCGTGCCAGCTGGTGCTTTGAGGGCTCTGACGAGTGCAGACAAAGATCTTTGTGTTGTCCAGAACTTCATGCTTAATGGATGGCCTAAACGTCTCTCATCATGTCACAGTCATCTTCAACCTTACTTTTGCAGAAGACTGGAACTGTCGAGCGCAGAAGGTCTGCTCTACTGGGGTCATCGAGTTATCATACCCTGCAAGGCGCGGGGGCCCATGCTCTCCGAGCTACACCGGTCACACCAGGGAGCATCTGCGATGAAAAGACTGGCTCGGACACTGTTCTGGTGGCCAGGGTTGGATAGTGAGATCGAAAATCTCGCTCGTTCATGCATGCCATGTGTACAAGCCCAAACTATGCCACATCGCCAGGAGCCTATCAGTTCGCCAGAAACCGGGATAAAGTGGTCACGGCTTCACATTGATTATGCCGGGCCAATAGACGGGCGCATGCTGCTGATAGTCGTCGACTTGCACACGAAGTGGATGGAGGCACTCCCGGTCAGGTCGGCAACCACCGAAGTCACAATAACACGTCTTCGCGAATTATTCGCGCGTTTTGGCTTGCCGCAAACTGTAGTGTCTGATAACTGGCCCCAGTTTGCAAGTCAGCAGTTTGCCCAGTTCATGACAGACAACCACATAACGCATCTGCGCAGTGCCCCGTACCACCCACAGTCTAACGGCCTTGCGGAACGCGCAGTTCGCACTATCAAGGACGGCCTTGTCAAACATTCAATGGTGAACGATCTCGACGCCAAACTAGCGCGAGTATTGCTAGGCTACCGACGCACGCCCCTACCGTGCGGAAAGTCTCCTtcggaactgctgcttaattaTCAAGTGCGTTCACGCTTGGATACATGTGTGCCATCTTTATCTCGGAGTCGTTTCCAGCCTTCCAGATTCCAGCCCGGGGACCCGGTGTGGGTGCGCATCTTTGGACACGGGAGGCGGTGGTGCCCAGGCGTCATCAAAGGCACCGAAGGTTCGCGCCTCGTGACAGTCGACACACCAGGCGGACCAACCCGGCGTCACTTAGACCAGATTCGCCCGCGGGTGTCTAGGTCACCCGGGACTCCAATGGCGGAGACTTTCGAATCAGTACCGCCCAGCCCTGAAAACGGGGAGCAGCAGGAGTCACCACGAGAGGAGCGGTTAAGCCCGTCAACTCCAGCACGCAAGGACGCTGTTCCCGTTCCTTCTACAACGCCACCAGCATCTCTTCCAGCTGTGGGGGCTTCCCCAACTCCTCCGGTCTTACGAAGGTCTACCCAACTACGAAGACCTGTGCAAAGACTCAATCTTTGA